The Lolium rigidum isolate FL_2022 chromosome 1, APGP_CSIRO_Lrig_0.1, whole genome shotgun sequence region AGTGCATTAGACTGTCAAGAACAGGATAATTATCAAAGGCTAGGTGAGATATCTTCAGCCGATCATCCTCCCACGGATGATAAGATCAGTATACTGCATGGGTTCAATGACATCGCTGCAACTGCGAATGGGGAGGAAAGTTCTAAGTTGAAGCAGGAGAGGTCTTTCATCAGGTCATGGCTTATTGGGCAGCTAAAGGGAATCTCCTCCCAGATTGCCCAACTTGAAATAAATACAGTGCTTCTGCCATCTGAAACATTGCTTCACTTTCAAGTGATTGATCAAACAAGAGGCAGACCTGTTGATCTTATCTACCTCTTGACGGTTACCTCTGATTTTGGTGTCAAGCACAAGAAAATGGAACCTGTCATGGCAATTGAATATGATATTGATAACTTCGAACAGGTTGTTCAGCAGTTGGACTTTAATAGAGCTATATCCCTTGATTCAACAACGGAACAAGCAaacaaatattttgaaaaaagtATCTCTTCTTTCAGTTGGCTGGAGAATGAATTTTCTGATATAAAAAAGAGTAAGTTGTTCTAATGATCTATATTCATCCTTtcatatatcatttttatgctccCGGTTACCATTATCCTACTAACAGTATCCACCATCTAACTGAATCTTGGTCCACTTCTCTGTAGGGATAAGTGTCCTTTTATCTTCAACATCTCTAAAGAAAATCAGTAGAATAAACTTCCCTTCCCCAGGAAATGTTCTTATCTATGGCCCTCCAGTAAGTGCACCTTCGTACCTCCAAGATTAATTGCAATCATTTATGAATCTGGTTCGAAATATTTACTTATTCGCACTGGAAGCAAATTTATCCTGAAATATCTTCATTTCTTCCTGTTCTTTTGTACTACTCTTTATTCGTTACTTTTGTCTCATTTCAGGGTTCTGGGAGAACAACCTTATGCAAAGCTGTTGCAAGACACTTTGAAGAACATAAAGAAATTTTAGCTCATGTGTAAGCAACTTAGTTAGCAATATGTCTTTCTCCTCTTGATTCTGTTTTTCACCTTTACCTGCCACCAATTTGTTGAGTGGGCTCTCAGTTTGCTAACTTCAGCTGCCCCAGTTGGCCAATTCTTAGTACATCATAGTAGTTGAGTGCCATGAAGTTATTCTTTTACTCATATTTTTCAAGTTATAGTGTTTCTCATGGAGCAAAACATGGTACTATACTGCTggtcaaggtttttttttttttttttttttttaaaaaaaataatggCGTAAAATTTCATTGTGGGTAGGAAGCCCCAGATGGTTTCGGAAATGAAACGTACTCAGCCATGAGAACAAGTTGACTAGTAGGTGTAATTCTCAGTCCTTTGTATTGCTTTAAAGTTGATATGTTTGTTATGCAAAATTGTTTTCGTTTACTTTTGGGCAAATTGATTGAGTGCTTATGTGGCGATGAATAAAACATGTTAAGCCACAGATTAGTTTAGATTGATTTTGTTTCCTTTAAAGAAGAGGGAAAAATCTGCGGTAAACCTGTATTAGGGCTTCATTTATGTTTAAATAAATATGTTTCCATGCCACCAAATATTTCTTTAACATGGTATTGATATATGCATATTTTTTTCATATGTAGGGTTTATATAGACTGCTCAAAGTTAGCTATTGAGAATAACAAGAAGCAACTTCAAGCAATTGCAGAGTATATCTATGAAGCTATTGTCCACTCTCCCTCAATCGTATTATTTGATGATCTGGATAGTCTAATTTCATTCTCCCCAGACAACCGAAAATCTCAGTCCTCTGATTCTGGTGCTATTGCAAAATACTTGGTACACGTGATAGATGAGTACAGAGTAAGTCTGTCCCTAAGTTTTACAATCCTATTATTTCATTTGTTGTGAAGAAAAATCAAGAAAGGAAACCTAACTTCTCACTGGATGCAAGAATATTTGTCATTTTACTGCTGACTACTGTATGTTATTGACTGTTTTTCGAACACGTCTTCATGCTCTTGTTAGGATAAAAGCCATGGCATGTGTGGATATGGGCCTGTTGCATTTGTGGCTTCAGTTAAGTCACTTAAGTGCCTTCCAGATGAGTTGACTTCCTCAGGTTTTTCTCCCTTTCATGTTCCTCTGATCTAAAGCTCAACCATTTTTTTTTCTGAGAATACACAGGAGATATATGTATCAATATTTTCACCAGGGATCATTTCATTCATTAGACGAATTGTGAAAACAAGCAGTTGCCCGTAGGCATGACAACTACAGTAGGTTAACAAATACAAGATATGAGTAACCTACTGCACACCTAAGAATACCTATCTTACTATCTCACTTTTGAACACTTCTTTATTATCTTTCTTTATCTCCGCCATGACTTCCATCATGGAAGCTCATGTGTCACTGAAAACAGTCATTGTGTTGCTTGCAGATCAGCCACACCAGGAGAAGTTCTAATCGTTTTAAAAGTATCCATAATTTTTTAACCTCTAACTCTTTATTGCAGGGAGATTTGATCTTCATGTACAAGTTCCTGGTCTGTCTGTACCTGCGGGTATAGAGATACTGAGGCAGACAATTGGCAAGCTTCACTTAGTATGTTCTGCGGAAATTGTCAGTGATATTGCGTCGAAATGTGATGGTTATGATGCATATGATTTGGTAATCTTATTCTTTCATTGATAATGATATATTTAATCTTACGAGTATTTTACAAAGAGGTTTTAATTTATCGCTGGGGATGTTTCGATACTAGGAGTTTGTCATAAACAAATCAAATTTCATTACTTGTTGTTCAGAAACTTAATCTCTTGCGTGAATTAGCCAGTCCGTAAACTCGgtgtgttatcaaacacaaatgtCCTAATGTCAGGACCTGGCTAAGCTTACGAGTTCACATCAAAGGGCTGATGGAGCGAATACATAACATGAGCATGCTTCCattcagtggcggagccagaataTCAATCATATGTAGTCATGTTAAagttatgtaatcaaatacatgtatttatgtaaaaaaatattattatttacACATATTAAGCTTATATTGCTAAAAAACTGTGTAGTCAAGTGACTACACAGCCTAGGCGTGGCTACGCCACTGCTTCCATTCTGCTTTTCTTTGTGTGTTAGGTTCATAGGCCTGCCTGAGCTGTAATGTTGTACACTTGTTCTGACTTGTGTTTTGGTTTTTCTCATGCCTTCTATACTCTTGTATTGTAGGAAATTATGGTTGATAAGGCTGTGCTGGCTGCTTCTGATCGTTTGCTTGGGTCTTCTAGTGTAAATCTGGTGGAGGAAGACTTCCTGAAAGCCATGATGGACTTTTCTCCTGTTGCAATGCGTGATATTAGTAAATTTTCTCCTGAAAGTAGCAGTGGATGGGAAGATGTTGGAGGACTTTCCGAAGTTGTAAATGTTATAAAAGAGGTATGTATACATAATAATTCATGTTATTCTCATACTACAAGGATTGTATGGATGATTATCTCATCAAAGTTTCATGAAAAGGAAGAGTGAACTAATCTTTGGAGCTTTCTGCTTACctttaattaatcttcattgcagACTATTGAATTGCCACTAAAATATCCGAAGTTTTTTACTGCGGCTCCTGTAAGGCTGCGATCGAACATCCTCTTGTATGGCCCAACAGGCTGCGGAAAAACCCATGTTGTGAGAGCTGTAGCTgctgcatattctttacgtttcattCCAATCAAGGGGCCTGAATTGATGAATATGTATATTGGTTCTACTGAGCAATATGTGAGGAACTATTATTTTGAATCATGTTTCTTTTCTGAACCAACAAGCAGTACAGATCCTAATTAGTTTACAGAAGCAAAAATGAGTCaaatttttcgcgaaaacgcaaaagacttgcgtttcgatgcattgatagaaagagAAAGGTTATATGTACATGTCCACGAAGGGACCAACACCCCGCATTACAACTCGACCCAGGAAAGGAGACCTAGTCTAAGGCAGGAGGTGCcggacaccccgggctcccgctcTCGCCCACTGTTGCGCCTCGGTCTTGATGTCGTTGAGCAAGGAAGGCACCGAAGGTTGTGCGTTATCAAAGATCGCAGCATTCCGGTGTTTCCAgatccaccacgccgtgagcatgatTATCGACGAAGTACCTTTGCGCAACTGGCGGGGAGCGGTCCGCACCGCCTgtgaccaccactccgcgaagtcccCCTCCGAAGCCGGAGGCCCcgaggtggatcggatccacgaaAGGACCTCGAACCAGATTGTCCTGGAGAATGAGCATCCAGTGAGCAGGTGCGTCATAGTCTCCTCGGATTGGTCACACAGCGGGCATCGGGGCGCATGCGGTAATCCCCGACGCCCCAGCCTTTCACCCGTCCAACACCTGTCCAGACAGGCCAGCCAAAGGAAGAATTTCACCCTAGGAGGCGCCCATGATCTCCAGTTCAACTCCCAAGATGCTGAGGTAATTCCCCCCTGGAAGAGGGCCTCATAGCAAGAGTGGGATGTGTACTGGCCATCCGTCGTCCACAACCAGGTCATCGTGTCCTGCTCTTCCGAGAGCTGGAATTCCCTCAATCTGACCCATAGTTGCACATATTGCCATAGTGCAAGGGGAGATGGTGCTCCAGCTATGTCGGGGATCCAAGTGCGGTCCACCAGTGCCTGCCGCACCGTACGCACCTTCCTGCGCCGCTTAGGAACCAGCGCAAACACCTCTGGCGCCAACTCCTTGATGGACCTGCCATCCAGCCAACGGTCCTCCCAAAAAAGGGCGGACTCTCCGTTCCCCAGTGTCATCGAGGTGGAAGCCGCAAAAATGTCTAGCTCCGCCTTCGAGAACTGCATATCCAGCCCGCGCCATGGTCGCTGGGGGTCCGTGTGCATCCTCCATAACCAGCGCACCCTAAGACTTATGGCCATCCGTGCCAGGTCAGGAATTCCCAACCCCCCTAGGTGGAGTGGCCGGCACACCCTTGCCCAGTTCACGTGACAGTGACCTCCGTTGGCCTCTGCACGGCCCACCCAGAGGAACCCTCGCAGGATCTTGTTGATCTGTCTGAGGGTCTTTTTGTTCAGGGCAAGAACCATTAGCTGGTGCAGCGGGATTGCCGCGAGCACAGCTCGGATCAGCGTCAAGCGTCCGGCTTGCGGCATCATGGATGCCCGCCAAGTGGGCAGTTTGTCAGCTATCCTGTCCAAGAGCGGCTGGAAGGTCTCGGCCGGCAGACGCCTAGTGGACAGGGGGATACCCAGGTATTTCACCGGAAAAGGCGCTAGCTGGCACCCCATGTGCCCTGCAGCAGCCACAGCCTCCGCGTCCGAGCAGGCGATCGGAGACACCGAGCACTTAGCAAAGTTGGTGCGTAGGCCAGACGCCTGTCCAAAAATCTCCAGGACTTCACGGACCACACCCAACTCTACCTCGTCCGGGTGACAGAAgatcaccacatcatccgcatataGCGACACAGAGGTCACTAGGTCCCGCCGTGCCAACCGTCGCAGCAAACCCAGCTCGGCTGCCTTGGCGAGCAACCTGTTGAGCGAGTTCATCACTAGGACAAACAGCGATGGCGACAGGGGGTCGCCCTGTCTCAGACCCCTCCGATGCCAGATCGGTGGGCCTGGCTCACCATTGAGCATCACCCGAGTGCTGGCCGTGGCCGAGCAGCAGAGACCATCTCTCGGAACCTCGGTCCAAACCCAATCTTCCGGAGAACTTCCATGAGGAAACCCCGGATACCGAGTCAAAAGCCCGAGCGATGTCTAACTTCAGCATCACCCTCGGCTCCTTCCCTCTATGCAGGAAACGAGCCGTCTGCTGcaccaacatgaagttgtcgtgGATGCACCTTTTGCGAATGAAGGCACATTGGTTGCGATCCACCAGCGACTCCATCCGCGGTGCCAGCCTAGTAGCCAACGTCTTCGCCACCAGCTTGGCAAAGATATGAATGAGGCTTATCGGCCTGTAATCACCTAGTGCCATAGCGTCCGGGCGCTTGGGCAGCAGGACTAGCAGGGCCTGATTGAGGCCTTGGAGTCCGCGCCCACACATCGTAAAAAGCTTGTCGAAAGCCGCCATAAAGTCCGCCTTGACCACCCCCCAACATCTCTGAAGGAACTCAGCCGTGAATCCGTCGGGGCCAGGAGCCTTGCCCGACGGCAAGTGTTTGATCACATCCCAGACTTCCTCCTCGGTGAACGCAACCTCGAGCTCGGAGAGGTCCTCTGGTGTGGTGCCCAAGAAGTCCAAGTCCAGCGAGTGTGCCCTTGCCACTGAGGTGCCCAGCAGGCCCTCAAAGTGCGCAAAGGTAGCTTCAGCCATGGCCGCGTGATCAGAGACAACCGCGTCGCCCACCCTTAAGCTATGAACCACATTCTTCTGGCGCCTGTATGCCGCGTGCTGGTGGAAGAAGGCCGTGTTGGCGTCCCCCTCCCTCAGCCAAGCTAGCTTTGCCCGCTGGCGAGCCATCGTCCGCTCGAGTGAGGCTAGCCCTAGGTATGcttgcttgaggtgtgcccggagTCGACGCTCATCAGGGGTGAGCAGTCGTGATTCCATGGCGATATCCAACCTCAGCACCACCTCCCGCGCTATCATAAGCTGCAGTTTGATGCATCCAACCTTTCTGTCACTCCAGCTCATGAGCCGGCGCGCTGTGAGCTTCAACTTAGCGGTGAGTCGCCGGAAGGGGTCGGTATCCCCCTGAACCACTTCCCAGGCGCTCTGAACCGCCTCGTCGAACCCGTCCAGCCGCAGCCAGAATCGCTCGAACTGGAACCTCTTCCGCCCCGCCGACTGTGTGGTGCAGTCAAGGAGGAGGGGGCAATGATCTGCCACCACCGTCGCCAAGCAGCGCAGGCTGCAGCTACTATGGATCTCTTCCCAAGCCACCGTGACAAACACCCGGTCCAGGCGAACTAGAGTAGGGGTCTCACGTTCGTTCGACCATGTGTATCGACGACCATGCAGGTAGATCTCCTTCAGCTCGCAGTCGTTCAAGAAGCGGCGAAATCTGCCCATCATCCTACGGTTTAGATTACCGTTGTTCTTATCCTCCGCGCGGTAGATCATGTTGAAGTCCCCACACAGCGCCCATGGGCCTAGGTGGGTTCTGCGAACATCGCGCAGCTCATCCAAGAAGGCGATCTTGTCAGCCTCCGCCTGTGGCCCGTAAACACAAGTCAGCCACCACCATGGTTCCCCCCCCAAAGGAGCCACCCTAGCAGTGATACTATTAGCAGCGATGTGGGCGCTGTCGAGCTGCACCACCCTGCTAATCCAGGCCACAATCACCCCACCCCGAGTACCAGACGCAGGCAAGCAGAAGTACGCATCAAAATCCGCGCCTAGCGCTTCCATAACAATGGCAGAGGTTACAACCGATAGCTTAGTCTCCTGGATACAGACAATGGACGCACCCGAGGTACCTACAACACTCCTAACACCCGTACGCCTTGCGCGATCATTAAGGCCTCGCACGTTGGCCACCAACACCTTAGGTTCGTATGACATTATAGCGATGAAACAACACCCGAGCGACCCAAGAGAGGGTCATGCCTCCACGAGGCGACCACCCGACATCCCCAACATCGGCGGGGAGCAGCCTCTGATCGAGGAGAGGGTCCAACCGTAGAACTCCGCGATTGCCTCGATCATGTCATCCGTCAGGGGGAGCTCGTACATCTTGTGGTAAGCATCAAGGGCTGCCTCTGTCGGCGCCTCATCCCCGGAGATTAGGCCAAGCTTGCGCATCAGGTTACGCACCGCCTTCATCTCGGCGTTCATCCCACCCGGCTGTTTTGCGATCCGTGAACTGCAGCGTGGTTGGAAGTTTAGCTCCACCAACCTCTTCCTCACCGCTGGGGTTTGGAGAAGAGCGTCTGAGCGTGACTTTGCAGCCTCGAGGAACTCCCCCAGTGTCCTTGGTCGCGCCAAAGGAACCGGCGCCCTGAGGACCGGTGTTTGTCGCGCCCTCTGGAACACCAGCGGAGGTGTGGCGAAACGGCAAACCGACGGAGGGGCGGCACTAGAGGGTGCCACAGCGCCAGTGTCAACGCCATCCCGAGGAGGGGGCGGATCTGCCACAATCTCACCGTCCAACGCCTCATCATCGCTCTCTTCCTCCATCCTGGCGCCAAGCGGCGAAGAAGGAGTCGAGAGAATGAGCTCCTGGCCATGCACTGCAAGCGCTCCCAGCCTAGCACCATCACGTCCACCAGCTCCCACAGCGCTGTCTGGCCCAGAACTGTGCAAATCCTGTGGTGGGCTGGCGAAGGCGTCCAGGCCCAACAGCGGCCTGGGCACAAACGGGCCCGCCACGTCCTCCAGCGTGGCGATTTGGAGGGAAGGGGGCTCCTCAGGCGCTGATTCACCCCCGCCGCGGGAAAGGGAATCTCATATGCACCCACGCGGAAGCTTCGTGGTCCGCCCCCACCTTCCGCCGCCAGATTTGAACGGGAAGCGTCCAAAGCCCGGCCCGCAGAGGGCCCCACCGTGACGCAGGCCGCGCCCGCGACCGGCCGTTGGACGGGCACGACCCGGTCTCCCGAACGGTGCACCGGCCCGTGGACCAGCGGGTCCACCTGTGCATGGATCGATGCACAGCTCGACGCACCCTCACCGATGGCGCTCGCCGCCGCCTGTCGGTCACCGCCGGCGCCCAAGGCAGCCAGAGCCTCCCCGGCGTCCACACCATCGCTCAGCACCGGCCGATGATCCTCCGTATCAAGGACCGGCGTGGCCTCCTCCGCGAGAGTTGGCGTGGCGGTGGCGCACGCCTCGCTCCCCTGCTGCTCACCCACGGCGCCAGCGGCTGCCATTGTTTCCAAAGCTCCGCCaccggccgcctccgccgcggcgCGAGCCCGCAGCTCCCTGACCTTACGACCTCCACGTCTCCTCTTCTTGGAGCCCCGTGACGGAGCCACCGTCTCACCAACGATCACCCCGGAAGACAGGGTCCTAACGCCGCCGCCACGATCACCACCGCCTTGGCCCGCAGAGGAAGAAGATGCAGCAGCGCTGCCGCCCTCCGCGCTCCCCGGCAAAGTGTCAGGAACGCCCCTCGTGTAGGTGTACTGCCTCCTCGCTGGCCATGCCGGCGTGCCCCCCTCACCGTTCACCGAGCGATCACCCGCACCGCGGCGATTCACGCTGCGGCGGAAGTCAATCGTCGATGTCACGTGAATGATCAGGGGGTATGCCAGGGTATTGATGTGCGGTGGCACGACCGCCAGTGCCGGCGCCGCCATGTCCTCGGGCGACGGCGGTTCGTCAGGCTCAACGATGTGGAGATCCATCTCGCGTGGGATCAGCGACGGGTCCAAGCACCAAGCCGACATCCGGAAGGTCCCCATGTCCGCGCGACTGCGAGTGAGAGGGTGCAGCCGCTCGACCCACGCCGAtggcgccaggatcgcctccgccgtcgccatgCTCCAAGCATTGGCGGGGACCCCCTCCACCTCGAGCTCCGCGTGAACACAGAGGCCGCCGGATGCCGCGTGCGTGCGGCGCGCCCATGGTCTGAGCAACAGCCGGAAGAACGGCGATTCGATGACCTCACTCCGCAGCACCATGTCTCGATCCTCCTTGGTTGCAAAGAAGATCAAGAAGTCTTCTGGCCGGTGGCAATGCACCGAGAAGCTGCCCGGCTGCAGCCTGTGGATGTCCTCCAGTGCCATTGCCACCTCGTCCGTGGTGACCGCGCGACGCACGCCAACGATCACCGCGAGCAGCGCTCTTGACAGCGCGTCTTCAGCCTCGTCGATCTCCACCGTCCTGGAGAGAACGCAAGCCGCGCGCGCAGGGCGACGCGCAAgctcgccacccgccgccggcgcaCGTAGCGCCAGGGGCACGACCTCTTCATCCGCGCCACGTCGCGGCCGCGGCAGCGCGTCTGCACGGCGGGCCTGGGGGAGCACCGGCACGACGGCGCGGTCACCCACAGGGACTGGGGCCACCGCGCGCACCTCGCCAGCGACGGCCACCATGCCCGCTCCAAGCTGCGTGCTTTGGCGCCCAACGGCAGCCCGCGGCGGTGGGGCATCTCTTCTTGGCGCGGCCATGGCCCTGGGCGGCGCCGCAGCCTGGCGCGGCGCGGCGACGACCGCAGGTGGCGCAGCCTCGCGCCGTTGCACCCGTCTCCTGTCCATCCCAGAGCGTGGGCCTCCGGCATGGACCTGTTCCCTCGCAGCCTGGCGAGCCTCCGGCGCATGCGCACGGTGGTCACCGGCGCGCACATCCACCCTGCGAGCACGCCCCGCGTCGTTCACGCGCTTCCTGGCCGGCTCCATGGCATCCGCCGGCGGCGACCTCGGCCTTGGCTGGCGGGGGAGCGAGCACTCCCTGGACATGTGCCCCGCCTCCCCGCATCGCAGGCAGACCGGCCCGGTGGTGCAGTCCGCCGCGCGGTGACCGGGCTGCGTGCACAGGAGACACAAGCCGCGGTAGTCGTCGTAGGCGCCTGGAAGGCGCTCCGGGCGCGCTGGCCTCGCCGCCACCTTCTTCCCCGCCCTTCGGCCGCGCTTCCGGACCACATGCGTGGGCTCCTCCCACGGCGccccctcttcctcttcatcgtcgagCGGGTCCTCCAGGTCGTCGAGCTCGTCGAAGGCGGCGCTCTCTTCCTCCCTGCAGACCAAGGACCTTACCTCCCTGCGCGCTGAGGAGGTCTCCGGCCGGTCGCCGCCACGCCGCGCCCGCCCACCATCGAACGCGCCTTGCAGCGACCGCGGAGTTTCCTCCGAATCCGACCCGCGGCCGCCGCGCCACCGATCTTCGCGTCCGCGCGGGCTCGACGCTGGCGGCGGGGATGGGGACGGGGACGGCGAGGGGGTCGTCGGCGTCATGGCCAAGGCGCCGCCTTGAACAGGGCAGGGCCCCTCCCCTCGCGCAGCGCTCCGCTCTCGCTGCGCTCCGCTCTCAGTCTCGTTTCTTTtctcagggggggggggggtacacACTCACCAAAAAATGAGTCAAATGATTTATCGTTCCTTTTGCTCTGCATTTTCTAGTGTTTCAGGATAGATTATAGGTTTACCTTAGTATCTTGGATAGTTACATATCTGTAGTCGACAATAGCTGCTGATCACTAAAAGTTAATAGCTccctgaaagtaaaaaaaaaggatAATTGGTTctcatgttaaaatgtttgttcaTAGGTTCGTGATACGTTTGCAAAGGCATCTGCGGCAGCACCTTGTTTACTTTTCTTTGATGAATTCGAGTCTCTTGTACCACAGCGAGGAAAACATGGTACACAAGTTACTGATCGTGTTGTCAACCAGGTAATTGAACTGAGGCCTCACTGCAGCTTGATAACAGCTATGCTACCTAATTGGTTTGCTAAAAAAACTGTGTGATTTCTTGAATAACATTTTCATAATTTGTGCAGTTTTTGACGGAATTAGATGGTGTCGAAGCTCTGACAGGAGTATTTGTATTTGCTGCCACCAAGTAAGTTGTTGTAAAGGCTGACAGATGCATTATCTGCTACTGATAAAAAAAAGAGAACAATATTTAAACCCTCTAAACAATtgttagaaagaaaaaaaaggcttTCTTCAGTTTTATAGTATTGTAACGTCTAAAATAGAAACATGATATTGATACCTCAATACTGGTCCTGGTAAGCTGTTTAACCCTGCATCCTCGCATTAAAAGCACACAGTAGGGCCATAAGTTCATGCTTAGCTGCGTAACCTATTCAGTTTTAAACAGAAGTAACTTTCTGAAAGATTCAAAGAACCATACTGATTCTCTCACATGTTGATTAGGAAATTGGTTCTAGCTTCCATATTTTTTCCCCTTGGCTCAAATTCTGCTATAGAAAAGCCAAACACACATGCTTGTGAAGAATAATTTTGTCTTTGTATACACAGCAAGCCACGTGAAATTGATGCTGCACTATTACGACCTGGAAGATTTGATCGGCTTGTGTTTTGTGACTTTCCCCAACGGAATGAGCGTCTGGACATTCTCAGGGTGCTCTCCAAGGAGGTAAAGTTTCTATTGGGAAAGCGTTTCTCTTATCCCTGTATGTGACATGGTGTCTTCAAAATTACTTTGCTGTTCAACACTATTAGGAGGATTTCTTGAGTCAAACAGTTACCACAATTTTGCAGCGAGGAATGTTGGAATCATTTAGCGTAGACAGCATATATCAAGTATTCAGCATAGAATTATACCTGATATCTGGATTGGCTTAGAGGACCACTTTGTGTTGACTTCTTCCTCAAAATAGGCTACAAAAAACTGGG contains the following coding sequences:
- the LOC124683844 gene encoding peroxisome biogenesis protein 1-like, with product MEVVVRTVPGVRSCFAALPLPVIQALERTAVGGTLPAVLALELRTPDRSRWRLAWAGAVSASPNAVEVSQQFAACILLPDNTKASLSAVSVLPKAKFVSVEPVSEEDWEVLELNSELAEVAILKQVGIIYDGMKFPLWLHDHNIVEFLVVSASPSNSIVQLVPGTEVAVAPKKRKDGSDFNQCALKQDSLKEQPHKKALLRVQEAGEKYVHRFEYNGIQLGVFVTYVVQIHPDTAAKLSLGNLQSVSITPKFSPKGSTENAKGSDQQIKGSVSGIKRNRHIVVHIILSNSVAKGHIMLPQSIRCYIGTGVHSWVYVQRFSPIVNKNTPSVNISPVYFKMLERNSESTSALDCQEQDNYQRLGEISSADHPPTDDKISILHGFNDIAATANGEESSKLKQERSFIRSWLIGQLKGISSQIAQLEINTVLLPSETLLHFQVIDQTRGRPVDLIYLLTVTSDFGVKHKKMEPVMAIEYDIDNFEQVVQQLDFNRAISLDSTTEQANKYFEKRISVLLSSTSLKKISRINFPSPGNVLIYGPPGSGRTTLCKAVARHFEEHKEILAHVVYIDCSKLAIENNKKQLQAIAEYIYEAIVHSPSIVLFDDLDSLISFSPDNRKSQSSDSGAIAKYLVHVIDEYRDKSHGMCGYGPVAFVASVKSLKCLPDELTSSGRFDLHVQVPGLSVPAGIEILRQTIGKLHLVCSAEIVSDIASKCDGYDAYDLEIMVDKAVLAASDRLLGSSSVNLVEEDFLKAMMDFSPVAMRDISKFSPESSSGWEDVGGLSEVVNVIKETIELPLKYPKFFTAAPVRLRSNILLYGPTGCGKTHVVRAVAAAYSLRFIPIKGPELMNMYIGSTEQYRGKHGTQVTDRVVNQFLTELDGVEALTGVFVFAATNKPREIDAALLRPGRFDRLVFCDFPQRNERLDILRVLSKELPLASDVDLEPIASMTEGFSGADLKAILTDAGLQAAKEAVQRQSGEACSSTQQGPPGITRGTLMSVASEARPSTSEEDRMSLRQLFNQFSTSRKSSISTQRREANGQTQRVAVAES